Proteins found in one Phocoena sinus isolate mPhoSin1 chromosome 19, mPhoSin1.pri, whole genome shotgun sequence genomic segment:
- the LOC116744580 gene encoding zinc finger protein 568-like isoform X3, with the protein MLENYNTLISLGFSDSKPDVISLLEQGKEPWMVNSKETKEWCPDWESRRETKMLKEDSYEVQSLQPEITKRLTNSTLEYTRVRSNREIRCHLERLQEGHFRQATITSEERSTSIQRTDRRTPQTTHTGAKSCESKECKTFRYQSHHSQHERSHNKEKDSKCGECGKAFNSRSDFIKHQRIHESKKSDENKKCAFIRDAQITKSQSVNTAEKPHKCKECGKAFHSNSQLSKHQRIHIDEKPYKCTECGKPFPSTSQLNLHQRIHTDEKYYECKECGKAFTRPSHLIRHQRIHTGEKPYKCKECGKAFRYDTQLSLHQIIHTGERRYECKECGKVYSCASQLNLHQRIHTGEKPHKCKECGKAFISDSHLVRHQSVHTGEKPYKCKQCGKSFRRGSELTRHQRAHTGEKPYKCRECEMAFTCSTELIRHQKVHTGERPHKCKECGKAFIRRSELTHHKRSHSGEKPYECKECGKAFGRGSELSRHQKIHTGEKPYECKECGKAFIRGSHLSQHQRIHTGQRSE; encoded by the coding sequence ATTGGGAGTCTAGAAGAGAAACCAAGATGCTAAAGGAGGACAGTTATGAAGTTCAATCATTGCAACCAGAGATAACAAAAAGACTTACAAACTCTACCCTTGAGTACACTAGGGTCAGAAGTAACAGAGAAATCAGATGCCACTTGGAGAGGCTACAGGAAGGACATTTCAGACAAGCCACAATAACCTCTGAAGAAAGATCCACTTCCATTCAGCGCACAGATCGTAGAACACCTCAGACAACTCATACTGGAGCAAAATCCTGTGAATCCAAGGAATGTAAGACTTTCAGGTACCAATCACACCATAGTCAACATGAAAGAAGTCATAATAAGGAAAAAGACTCTAAATGTggagaatgtgggaaagcctttaatAGTAGGTCAGACTTCATTAAGCATCAGAGAATTCATGAAAGCaaaaaaagtgatgaaaataagaaatgtgCCTTTATTCGTGACGCTCAGATTACTAAATCTCAGAGTGTTAATACTGCCGAGAAACCTcataaatgtaaggaatgtgggaaagcctttcaTTCTAACTCGCAACTTAGTAAACATCAAAGGATTCATATAGATGAGAAACCCTATAAGTGTACAGAGTGTGGAAAGCCATTTCCATCTACCTCACAACTTAAtttacatcagagaattcatactgatGAGAAATACTATGAATGTAAggagtgtgggaaagcctttaccCGTCCCTCACACCTTATTCGACATCAGAGAATccatactggtgagaaaccctataagtgtaaggaatgtgggaaagcttttCGTTATGACACACAACTTAGTCTTCATCAGATAATTCATACTGGTGAAAGACgctatgaatgtaaggaatgtgggaaggtCTATAGTTGTGCCTCACAACTGAATCTACATCAAAGAATTCATACAGGTGAGAAACCTcataaatgtaaggaatgtgggaaagcttttaTCTCTGATTCACATCTTGTCCGACATCAGAGTgttcatactggtgagaaaccaTATAAATGTAAGCAATGTGGGAAGTCTTTTCGTCGTGGCTCAGAACTTACCAGACATCAGAGAGCTCACACGGGTGAGAAACCTTATAAATGTCGGGAATGTGAAATGGCCTTTACTTGTAGCACAGAACTTATCCGACATCAAAAAGTTCACACTGGTGAGAGACCCcataaatgtaaggaatgtgggaaggctTTTATTCGAAGGTCAGAACTTACTCATCACAAGAGGAGTCATAGTGGTGAAAAACCCTATgagtgtaaggaatgtgggaaggcctttggTCGTGGCTCAGAACTTAGTCGACACCAGAAGattcatactggtgagaagccctatgaatgtaaggaatgtgggaaagcctttattcGTGGCTCACACCTTAGTCAACATCAAAGAATTCATACAGGACAGAGGAGTGAATGA